The following proteins are co-located in the Billgrantia tianxiuensis genome:
- a CDS encoding ABC transporter ATP-binding protein yields the protein MPEIRTETLLRLDKLSIAFDGKPVLKELTLEVCRGETLALVGESGSGKSVSALGAMNLLPSNALVQGGRWLGDTDLTKLRPRDWQALRGGRVGFVFQEPMTSLNPLHTVAKQIGETLRLHQGISGREARERTRKLLEQVKLPRAEELLDAWPHQLSGGQRQRVMIAMAIANDPELLIADEPTTALDVTVQQEILALLAELRDRHGMGMLFITHDLNLVRRHADRVCVLYDGHEQETGPVDEVFVSPRSAYTRTLLDAEPRGRPVAVTSSKRLLEARGITVSFQRPRRLFAKRPPAFEAVKPIDLHLAPGETLGIVGESGSGKTTLAMALLRLVESRGEIELDGERLDQLTGNALRKRRRRIQVVFQDPYGSLSPRMPVSDIISEGLRFHYPALTEEQVAERVRAAIQEVGLPADCASRYPHEFSGGQRQRIAVARALILEPALVVLDEPTSALDRTVQKQLVELLRALQARRGLSFLFISHDLAVVRAMAHRVLVLKDGALVEQGECQALLAKPANVYTRALVKAAGLNPEFL from the coding sequence ATGCCTGAGATCCGTACTGAAACCCTGCTGCGTCTCGACAAGCTGTCGATCGCCTTCGACGGCAAACCGGTTCTCAAGGAGCTGACCCTCGAGGTGTGCCGTGGCGAAACGCTGGCTTTGGTCGGTGAGTCTGGCTCCGGCAAGTCGGTTTCGGCACTGGGCGCCATGAACCTGCTGCCGAGCAATGCCCTGGTCCAGGGTGGACGCTGGCTTGGCGATACGGACCTGACCAAGCTTCGGCCGCGGGATTGGCAAGCGCTACGCGGTGGCCGTGTCGGCTTCGTGTTTCAGGAGCCGATGACGTCGCTCAACCCGCTACACACCGTGGCCAAGCAGATCGGCGAGACGCTTCGCTTGCACCAGGGAATTTCCGGACGCGAAGCGCGGGAGCGAACCCGCAAGTTGCTCGAGCAAGTGAAGCTGCCGCGCGCCGAGGAACTACTCGATGCCTGGCCGCACCAGCTGTCCGGCGGCCAGCGTCAGCGAGTCATGATCGCCATGGCCATCGCCAACGATCCCGAGCTGCTGATCGCCGATGAGCCCACCACTGCGCTGGACGTCACCGTGCAGCAGGAAATCCTCGCCCTGCTCGCCGAACTACGCGATCGCCATGGCATGGGGATGCTCTTCATTACCCACGATCTCAATCTGGTTCGACGGCATGCGGACCGGGTCTGTGTTCTATATGACGGCCACGAACAAGAGACCGGCCCGGTGGACGAGGTGTTTGTTTCGCCGCGCAGCGCCTATACCCGTACACTGCTCGATGCCGAGCCGCGCGGTCGGCCAGTGGCCGTGACGTCATCGAAGCGCCTGCTCGAGGCACGAGGCATTACGGTGAGTTTTCAACGCCCCAGGCGCCTCTTCGCCAAGCGCCCTCCCGCCTTCGAAGCCGTGAAGCCGATCGACCTGCACCTGGCGCCTGGCGAGACGCTCGGCATCGTTGGCGAATCCGGCTCCGGCAAGACCACCTTGGCCATGGCCCTGTTGCGCCTGGTGGAGAGTCGCGGCGAAATCGAACTCGACGGCGAGCGGCTCGACCAGCTCACCGGAAATGCTCTGCGTAAGCGTCGCCGGCGCATTCAGGTGGTCTTTCAGGATCCCTATGGATCGTTGTCGCCACGCATGCCGGTCTCCGACATCATCAGCGAGGGGCTCAGGTTCCACTACCCTGCCCTCACCGAAGAGCAGGTGGCGGAGCGCGTGCGCGCGGCTATTCAGGAAGTCGGGTTGCCCGCTGACTGCGCTTCGCGCTATCCGCATGAGTTTTCCGGTGGACAGCGCCAACGTATCGCCGTGGCACGTGCCTTGATACTCGAGCCTGCCCTTGTCGTGCTCGACGAACCCACTTCAGCGCTGGATCGTACCGTGCAGAAACAACTCGTCGAACTGCTGCGCGCTCTCCAGGCCCGGAGAGGGTTGAGCTTCCTTTTCATCAGCCATGACCTTGCGGTGGTGCGGGCCATGGCACACCGGGTTCTGGTGCTAAAGGACGGCGCCCTGGTGGAACAGGGAGAATGCCAGGCCCTGCTGGCGAAGCCTGCCAATGTATATACACGTGCTTTGGTGAAGGCAGCAGGACTGAATCCAGAGTTCTTGTGA
- a CDS encoding ABC transporter permease, which yields MTFASKLSPIARRRISVFRSNRRARVSLWIFLALFVVSLGAELIANDKPVVMRYDGQWYVPLLVDYPETEFGGFLPTRTDYHDPFIREQIEAHGWAIWPLIPFSYQTLDMQMMRPSPSPPDSRHWLGTDDQGRDVLARVIYGFRLSVAFALVLTVGSLVMGVIIGGIQGYFGGKTDLIGQRLTEIWSGLPVLFLLIILASFVQPGFWWLLGIMLLFSWLGLVDVVRAEFLRARNLEYVRAAKAMGLPSRLIMWRHVLPNAMVATLTFIPFLFTGAITTLTALDFLGFGLPPGSPSLGELVAQGKNNLHAPWLGITAFVSLSLMLSLLVFIGEGLRDAFDPRHIQHAPSATPLTRTQPNA from the coding sequence ATGACATTCGCATCCAAGCTCTCCCCCATTGCGCGACGCCGTATCAGCGTCTTCCGCAGCAACCGGCGCGCCCGGGTCTCACTGTGGATCTTCCTCGCCCTGTTCGTGGTGAGCCTCGGCGCCGAGTTGATCGCCAACGACAAGCCCGTGGTCATGCGCTACGACGGTCAGTGGTACGTGCCGCTGCTGGTCGACTACCCCGAGACGGAATTCGGCGGCTTCCTGCCGACCCGCACCGATTATCACGACCCCTTCATTCGTGAGCAGATCGAGGCGCACGGTTGGGCCATCTGGCCGCTGATCCCCTTTTCCTATCAGACCCTGGACATGCAAATGATGCGGCCCTCTCCCTCGCCGCCCGATTCACGTCACTGGCTGGGCACGGACGACCAAGGGCGCGACGTGCTGGCCCGGGTGATATACGGCTTCCGTCTCTCGGTAGCCTTTGCCCTGGTGCTGACTGTCGGTTCGCTGGTAATGGGGGTGATCATCGGCGGCATACAGGGCTATTTCGGCGGCAAGACGGACCTCATCGGGCAACGTCTCACCGAGATCTGGTCCGGGCTGCCCGTGCTGTTCCTGCTGATCATCCTGGCCAGCTTCGTGCAACCGGGCTTCTGGTGGCTACTCGGGATCATGCTGCTGTTCTCCTGGCTTGGGCTGGTCGACGTCGTACGAGCCGAATTCCTGCGTGCCCGCAACCTGGAGTACGTGCGTGCAGCCAAGGCCATGGGTTTGCCCTCGCGGCTGATCATGTGGCGTCACGTACTGCCCAATGCCATGGTCGCCACGCTGACCTTTATCCCCTTTCTGTTCACCGGCGCCATCACCACCCTGACGGCGCTCGACTTCCTCGGCTTCGGGTTGCCACCGGGTTCTCCCTCGCTGGGTGAACTGGTGGCCCAGGGCAAGAACAATCTGCATGCACCATGGCTCGGCATCACTGCTTTCGTCAGTCTCTCGCTGATGCTCTCGCTGCTGGTCTTCATTGGCGAGGGCCTGCGCGACGCCTTCGACCCGCGCCACATCCAGCACGCCCCCAGCGCCACACCGTTGACCAGGACCCAGCCCAATGCCTGA
- a CDS encoding microcin C ABC transporter permease YejB: MSRYILRRLLLMIPTLIGIMLLNFIIVQAAPGGPIDQMLARFEGMDAMASTRLDAGGGDVVVQDESRGARGIDPRFIEQLEQQFGFDKPAHVRFLTMMRDYATFDFGNSFFRDRPVVELMIERLPVSISLGLWTTLLVYLISIPLGIRKALHHGSRFDVWTSGLVIVGYAIPGFLFAILLIVLFAGGSYWDLFPLRGLTSPDFDELSAWGKVKDYFWHITLPVTAMTIGSFATLTMLTKNSFLDEIHKQYVLTARAKGASDSRTLYGHVFRNAMLIIIAGLPGALVTIFFTGSLLIEVIFSLEGLGLLGFEAVMQRDYPVIFGTLFLYTLIGLILKLVSDLTYVWVDPRIDFETRES; the protein is encoded by the coding sequence GTGAGCCGCTACATCCTGCGCCGCCTGCTGCTGATGATTCCGACGTTGATCGGCATCATGTTGCTCAATTTCATTATCGTCCAGGCCGCCCCGGGCGGGCCGATCGACCAGATGCTGGCACGCTTCGAAGGCATGGATGCCATGGCCAGCACGCGTCTCGATGCCGGCGGTGGCGACGTGGTGGTGCAGGACGAATCGCGTGGCGCCAGGGGCATCGACCCCCGCTTCATCGAGCAGTTGGAACAGCAATTCGGTTTCGACAAGCCGGCCCATGTGCGCTTTCTGACCATGATGCGCGATTACGCGACCTTCGACTTCGGTAACAGCTTCTTCCGTGATCGGCCGGTGGTCGAATTGATGATCGAACGGCTGCCGGTCTCGATATCGCTGGGGTTGTGGACCACCCTGCTGGTCTACCTGATCTCGATTCCCCTGGGCATCCGCAAGGCGTTGCACCACGGCTCGCGTTTCGATGTCTGGACCTCGGGGCTGGTCATCGTCGGCTACGCAATCCCCGGCTTCCTGTTCGCCATTCTGCTGATCGTGCTGTTCGCCGGCGGCAGCTACTGGGACCTGTTCCCCTTGCGTGGGCTGACCTCGCCCGACTTCGACGAGCTGAGTGCCTGGGGCAAGGTCAAGGATTACTTCTGGCACATCACCCTGCCGGTCACGGCCATGACCATCGGTAGCTTCGCCACCTTGACCATGCTGACCAAGAACAGTTTCCTCGACGAGATCCACAAACAGTACGTGCTCACCGCCCGTGCCAAGGGCGCGAGCGACAGCCGCACGCTTTACGGCCATGTATTTCGCAACGCCATGCTGATCATCATCGCCGGCCTTCCCGGCGCTCTGGTCACGATCTTCTTCACCGGCTCGCTGCTGATCGAGGTGATCTTCTCGCTCGAAGGGCTCGGGCTGCTCGGTTTTGAAGCGGTGATGCAACGCGACTACCCGGTGATTTTCGGCACGCTGTTTCTGTATACCTTGATCGGGCTGATTCTCAAGCTGGTTTCCGATCTCACCTACGTGTGGGTGGATCCACGTATCGATTTCGAGACACGGGAGTCCTGA
- a CDS encoding extracellular solute-binding protein — MRFVLRTTLVCCLSFTGWAPLFAAEADEVPTVHGLALYDAPALPEDFSHFPYVNPEAPKGGSMTQSAVGSSFDSTNPFIIRGTPAIGIGQIYDTLLTENVDEPFSVYGLLAEGIRLDPDRLWIEFDLRPEARFHDGEPLTADDVVFSFNLLMEEGNPFYRGYYADVEDVVALDRHTVRFEFASNHSRELPLIVGQLPILPKHYWETREFGTPTLARHPGSGPYRIASVEPGRRIVYQRDEEYWGRDLPVNVGRHNIDRLIYDYYRDRDIAWEAFKAGVLDYRIDARAATWAIGYDFPAYRDGLVKRITVPDGQPSRMQAFVFNLRREKFQDIRVREALNLTFDFPWLNANLFYDTYHPTKSYFQNSEMAAEGLPSEAELELLEPHRDELPERVFDSAVPIDHPDDLRERLRLAYELLLEAGYEVRDGRLVDERGRPLTIEVMLFDSGMERVVQPMLRNMSRLGIQGRLRIVDINQFLNRLRSFDFDIVVGQFPQSNNPGNEQREFWTSEFAHTPQSRNLMGLESPAVDDLVERLIRADSREELNTATRALDRVLLWSFITIPQYHSGETRIAVWDKFDYPEPFPKYGFDLEAWWVDTAREAEINRRLRRR, encoded by the coding sequence ATGCGGTTCGTCTTGCGTACCACTCTCGTCTGCTGCCTGTCGTTTACCGGGTGGGCTCCCCTGTTCGCTGCCGAAGCGGATGAAGTGCCCACCGTTCATGGTCTGGCGCTCTACGATGCCCCGGCCCTGCCCGAGGATTTCAGCCACTTCCCCTATGTCAATCCAGAGGCGCCCAAGGGCGGCAGCATGACCCAGTCCGCTGTGGGAAGCAGCTTCGATTCGACCAACCCCTTCATCATCCGCGGAACGCCGGCCATTGGCATCGGGCAGATCTATGACACTCTGCTGACCGAGAATGTCGACGAACCATTCAGCGTCTATGGTCTGCTGGCGGAAGGCATACGGCTGGATCCGGATCGTCTGTGGATCGAGTTCGATCTGCGTCCCGAGGCGCGTTTCCACGATGGCGAACCGCTGACGGCCGACGACGTGGTGTTCAGCTTCAACCTGCTGATGGAGGAAGGCAATCCCTTCTATCGCGGCTATTATGCCGATGTGGAAGACGTGGTAGCGCTCGACCGTCATACCGTACGCTTCGAGTTCGCCTCCAACCATTCGCGTGAGTTGCCGTTGATCGTCGGTCAACTGCCGATCCTGCCCAAGCACTACTGGGAGACGCGTGAGTTCGGCACGCCGACCCTGGCGCGTCACCCCGGCTCCGGCCCGTATCGCATCGCCAGTGTCGAACCGGGTCGTCGCATCGTCTATCAGCGCGACGAGGAGTATTGGGGCCGCGACCTGCCGGTCAATGTCGGCCGACACAACATCGACCGCCTGATCTACGACTACTACCGCGATCGCGACATTGCCTGGGAAGCCTTCAAGGCGGGCGTGCTGGACTATCGCATCGACGCCCGCGCGGCTACCTGGGCCATCGGTTACGACTTCCCCGCTTATCGTGACGGGCTGGTCAAGCGAATTACCGTTCCGGACGGCCAGCCTTCCCGCATGCAGGCCTTCGTGTTCAACCTGCGGCGTGAGAAGTTTCAGGATATACGGGTGCGCGAGGCACTCAACCTGACGTTCGATTTCCCTTGGCTCAATGCCAATCTCTTCTACGATACCTACCACCCCACCAAGAGCTATTTCCAGAACTCCGAGATGGCGGCAGAGGGCCTGCCGAGCGAGGCGGAACTCGAGCTGCTCGAGCCGCATCGTGACGAACTGCCCGAGCGCGTGTTCGACAGCGCCGTGCCCATCGACCATCCCGACGATCTGCGGGAGCGTCTGCGCCTGGCCTATGAGCTGCTGCTCGAGGCCGGCTATGAAGTGCGCGACGGTAGACTGGTCGATGAGCGCGGGCGTCCGCTCACCATCGAAGTTATGCTCTTCGATAGCGGCATGGAACGCGTCGTACAGCCGATGCTGCGCAACATGTCGCGGCTCGGCATTCAGGGGCGGTTGCGTATCGTCGATATCAACCAGTTCCTCAATCGCCTGCGTAGTTTCGACTTCGATATCGTCGTCGGGCAGTTCCCTCAGTCCAACAATCCGGGCAACGAGCAGCGCGAGTTCTGGACCAGCGAGTTTGCCCACACGCCACAGAGCCGCAACCTGATGGGGCTCGAGAGTCCCGCCGTGGACGATCTGGTGGAGCGCCTGATCCGGGCTGACAGTCGTGAGGAACTCAACACCGCGACGCGTGCGCTCGATCGAGTGCTGCTATGGAGCTTCATCACCATTCCCCAGTACCATTCCGGCGAGACACGGATCGCGGTATGGGACAAGTTCGACTACCCGGAACCTTTCCCCAAGTACGGCTTCGACCTCGAGGCCTGGTGGGTAGATACCGCGCGCGAAGCCGAGATCAACCGGCGCCTGCGGCGCCGCTAG
- a CDS encoding transglycosylase SLT domain-containing protein yields MTYRTTRQWTMVLAGGIALIGALTAASPALLASPHPGAAPPMPTHHFWDDLNLDFLPGDAWERLRDNLAWHDRRHDPRVQQWIEHYRANPDNVAEIIERARPWMAWITEQVELRGLPGEIGLIPFIESSYDPQARSHRGAAGLWQFMPGTADALGLRRLNGYDARLDVVASTRAALDYIELQAEQWYDGDIELSLAAYNAGAGTVNRARHTAASQGAPDSYWHLQLPNETMNYLPKLNAIAAIIDDPETYGVALPEIDDTPAFAKVPVNAPINLSQLASVAGVDREELVALNPGLTNGSASPATVDVVLVPIEQEEAILAELSAPASRSAPAAGERYLVQRGDSLSAIASRHGISVAELRQHNGLSGDIIQVGQALDIPRRSLAAR; encoded by the coding sequence ATGACTTATCGAACGACGCGGCAATGGACCATGGTCCTTGCTGGAGGCATCGCTTTGATCGGTGCACTGACGGCAGCCAGTCCGGCTTTGCTGGCAAGCCCGCACCCCGGCGCCGCGCCGCCAATGCCGACCCACCATTTCTGGGATGATCTGAATCTCGATTTCCTGCCCGGCGATGCCTGGGAGAGGCTGCGCGATAACCTGGCATGGCATGACCGGCGTCACGATCCCCGCGTTCAGCAATGGATAGAACACTACCGCGCCAATCCCGATAACGTGGCGGAAATCATTGAGCGTGCCCGGCCGTGGATGGCTTGGATCACCGAGCAGGTAGAGTTGCGCGGGCTGCCCGGCGAAATCGGTTTGATCCCCTTCATCGAGAGTTCCTACGACCCGCAGGCCCGCAGCCATCGTGGTGCGGCCGGTCTGTGGCAGTTCATGCCTGGTACTGCGGATGCCCTGGGGCTGCGCCGCCTCAACGGTTACGACGCTCGCCTCGACGTCGTCGCGTCGACCCGCGCCGCGCTGGACTACATCGAATTGCAGGCCGAGCAGTGGTACGACGGCGATATCGAACTCTCCCTGGCGGCCTACAACGCCGGTGCGGGTACCGTGAACCGGGCACGCCACACGGCGGCATCTCAGGGCGCCCCCGATAGCTACTGGCACCTGCAGTTGCCCAACGAAACGATGAACTACCTGCCCAAGCTCAATGCCATTGCCGCCATTATCGATGACCCCGAGACCTACGGCGTGGCACTCCCCGAGATCGACGATACCCCCGCCTTCGCCAAGGTGCCGGTCAATGCACCCATCAACCTGTCGCAGCTGGCCAGTGTGGCCGGTGTGGATCGGGAGGAACTCGTCGCCCTCAATCCCGGGCTGACCAATGGCAGCGCGAGCCCCGCCACGGTCGACGTGGTACTGGTGCCGATCGAGCAGGAGGAGGCTATTCTTGCCGAGCTGAGCGCACCGGCCTCCCGTTCGGCACCCGCCGCCGGCGAACGTTATCTGGTCCAGCGCGGCGACAGCCTTTCCGCAATTGCCAGCCGCCACGGCATCAGCGTGGCCGAACTCCGTCAACACAACGGCTTGAGCGGCGACATCATTCAGGTCGGCCAGGCACTCGACATCCCGCGGCGCAGCCTGGCAGCGCGTTGA
- the gloB gene encoding hydroxyacylglutathione hydrolase encodes MLSVTPIPAFSDNYIWLMRQDTSPEACVVDPGDAEPVIRVLEQEGLTLGSILVTHHHHDHTGGLPELIDRYSPKVIGPDNPSIAGLTERVGDGDTCRVMGRRFDVYEVPGHTLDHIAFFTAGIPPLLFCGDSLFSAGCGRLFEGSPEQMYRSLQTLAGLPDDTLVFAAHEYTLANLRFAQAADPHNQDVANVLAEAQRARDLDRPTLPSHLAREKRINPFLRCGDPDVRATASQHGNTDTEQATFATLRAWKDSF; translated from the coding sequence ATGCTGAGCGTGACACCGATTCCCGCTTTTAGCGACAACTATATCTGGCTCATGCGCCAGGATACGAGCCCCGAAGCCTGTGTCGTGGATCCTGGCGACGCCGAGCCGGTGATTCGTGTCCTCGAGCAAGAGGGTCTCACACTCGGCAGCATTCTCGTCACTCACCATCACCATGATCATACCGGTGGCCTGCCCGAACTCATCGATCGCTACTCACCGAAAGTGATCGGCCCCGACAACCCGAGCATTGCCGGCTTGACGGAGCGGGTTGGTGATGGCGACACCTGCCGTGTCATGGGGCGGCGCTTCGACGTCTATGAAGTTCCCGGCCACACCCTCGATCACATTGCCTTCTTCACCGCCGGCATACCGCCGCTGCTGTTTTGCGGCGACAGCCTGTTCTCGGCAGGCTGCGGCCGCCTGTTCGAAGGCAGTCCCGAGCAGATGTACCGTTCACTGCAGACCCTGGCTGGGTTGCCGGACGACACCCTGGTCTTCGCCGCTCATGAGTACACCCTGGCCAACCTCAGGTTTGCCCAGGCGGCCGACCCGCACAACCAGGACGTTGCCAATGTTCTGGCTGAGGCCCAGCGCGCGCGTGATCTCGACCGCCCGACGCTGCCGAGCCATCTGGCCCGGGAGAAGCGCATCAATCCGTTCCTGCGCTGCGGCGATCCCGATGTGCGTGCCACGGCATCGCAGCATGGCAACACCGATACCGAGCAGGCCACTTTCGCCACTTTGCGTGCCTGGAAAGACAGTTTCTGA
- a CDS encoding class I SAM-dependent methyltransferase has product MSNPHEALALARLYREGRRYWSTDDGQAHWRAERACLGPICESLHGGHSLELGMGPSLTDMSPIRHNIRWAPTAELSEHASSLVCPLDALALPDECLHLVIVHHLLEVVAEPHRLLQEAARVTADDGCLIVLGWMPLGITGLSRLSPGRRNRLPWRGHWRTPGKLGDWLAFVDFRVERVDYCGFHLPGSLPNNAALETLGRRHNVPLGDSYIIRARRRSRLAQSQRPRLRLQGTLGGGALGHATRVGSPTPEPSRRTTEVE; this is encoded by the coding sequence ATGTCAAACCCGCATGAAGCGCTCGCCCTGGCAAGACTGTATCGTGAGGGGCGCCGCTACTGGTCCACTGACGATGGCCAGGCCCACTGGCGGGCCGAGCGGGCCTGTCTGGGGCCGATCTGCGAGAGCCTACATGGAGGGCATAGCCTGGAGCTTGGCATGGGGCCTTCGCTTACCGACATGTCACCCATCCGGCACAACATACGCTGGGCTCCTACGGCCGAGCTGTCCGAGCATGCCTCCTCCCTGGTGTGCCCCCTGGATGCGCTTGCCCTCCCCGATGAGTGCCTGCATCTGGTCATCGTGCATCACCTGCTGGAGGTCGTCGCCGAACCTCACCGGCTGCTGCAGGAAGCGGCTCGGGTCACGGCCGATGATGGCTGCCTGATCGTGCTCGGTTGGATGCCGCTCGGCATAACGGGCCTTTCGCGCCTCTCGCCGGGGCGCCGTAACCGTCTGCCGTGGCGGGGACACTGGCGCACGCCCGGCAAGCTCGGCGATTGGCTTGCGTTTGTCGACTTCCGTGTCGAGCGGGTAGACTACTGCGGCTTTCACCTGCCCGGCAGCCTGCCGAACAATGCCGCCCTGGAGACGCTGGGGCGACGGCATAATGTGCCGCTGGGCGACAGCTACATCATTCGCGCCCGTCGCCGCAGCCGGCTTGCCCAGAGCCAGCGTCCCAGGCTGAGGCTTCAGGGCACCCTGGGCGGCGGTGCACTGGGTCACGCCACTCGTGTCGGCAGCCCCACCCCGGAACCGAGCAGAAGGACCACCGAAGTTGAGTGA